In Solanum lycopersicum chromosome 3, SLM_r2.1, the genomic stretch tgaaattctatattaaaatattaaattaacttaGTTACTTTTAGATAAGCTTATAAACTAGCATACAAGTGTGATAATTTATTCTCTGTgtttaattatatcattttgaagaagaagaaagagttgGTATAAAAGTAAAGCAAATAAGAGATAAAAAGTTAGGGTATTCATTTTTCTAAGTACTTTATTTTACTCCCTCTATATATTCATAAGGATACCACCACTTagtaattaaatgttaaaaagtAATCCAATTAATAATGGTTTCGTTAAGACAATCATATCAAATTATGTGGATTCATGTACTTTGATTGATGATTCTTTTCAATCATAACTAGATTAATGCTTTATAATGAAATTGAAATGTCATTTATTTTCTGCAACATACTTTCATATAGTATTTGTACGTAATTTTTGAGAATAATATGAATTTCAATCCATTCtactatatttttcttctttatttcttaaataacCATCTTAATTAGATTGAAGTCGTTGAACAatattaattttctcaaaattagcttattattatttttggtaggttctcaaaatcaacttattatatttaaaaagcaTAATCTTGAATTGGGTCATCGTCAAAATGCAAGTAATTGAAAAAACCAGTTTTCTAGTCCAAGTCAGGCCGCAAAGTAAGACTTCCCACTTAAAGCATAAGACGTAcgttataaaattttaatttttcattttattgtatatttgagagttgatttttaaatatataactcaaatttttaaatttgaagttaGAACTCAGGCAAACTGAAgcaatattatgatttttttatttatttctattatattttgtttgaaaacactttttttaaaaaaatctaattacCCCCGCCAAACATCCAATATCTCTTTTCGTCTTAACGTTCTACTCCTtccgttttaaaaaaaataatcctattttatttttggtatatttaaaaaataatgatccTTTGCTTATTTgacaatattttaactttaactttccaacTCCTTtcgttttttcaaaaaaaaaagaccctattttatttttaatctgtCTCAATAAGAATGaccctttcctttttttgataatattttaactttaactttccacgtgacatatttaagaccacaagatttaaGAGTATTTTGATACACTTGAcacaactttaatttaaaaccacaaaattaaaaaatcttttttctttttttaaattccgTTTCAATTTAAACTAGAccaccctttttgaaatgaagaaaatattatttacgatatttttattattatgaaaaattggactctattcatttttctttctatattttttttaaacccaAGAAGTATCACAAGGCAAATGTTTAAGAAGTtacattataattatttttggaaaaaagtcACTGCTTCCTCCTTGAAAGCCTAAGAAAAAGCCTATTCATATGCAGTTGATTCTCGAACGAAGGGAAGAATGACAGCGGTTGTATCCCtgttgttaaagaatgacaaaatttCTATATTGATAATTAATGAGATAAGTAAACTCCTTATAAGACTTAAACAATTCTTCTCCCTTTCTATATTGcttcatttttaatttgaaaaattaatttactatAATATGAGAGAATATTGTTACGTGGCTAGATTATAAAGTGGAGCCGCAAAATAACTGACCAATTGGTATCTGTAGGTAACGGTGAGAGAAAATAGAATGTGTGACCATGATTAGATTTCATGTCATAAATTTCAACAGGTAGGCATTTACATTTATGTGAGAGACTTAAGATTCATgataaactaaaattaataatgtCTCATTAAAGAAATTGCCTAAAACAATTATGaagataaaagataaaaattttaaatcagaCTTTAAGTTGGCTCATACTATTTTAAGTTTCGCCCTAATTTCCATTTACAATTAGTTTTGCTAACTTCGTTTTCCAATGATTAATTAGGACGTCGGTGTAAACACAATGTTCTTCATGAAAATTTGCCAACAATTTAACCATCCGACTAAACGTAATAATGCTCCTTCCCCAGCTTCCaaacctttaatttttttttatgtgtgtgtgtgagcGTGCACACGtgttaatgttatttttaaaaaattattgaaagaaATTTATGTGCTTGTACTGTAGAAAGCGGGTGAGTGAGGGTAATGAAAGGACATTGATTCCTTTAACTAGCTAACAAACAACTTCCATTATGTAGAAAAACAGACTATTCATAATGTTCACACTACTTATAACAACGCGTATCTATTATTTTGGATTTGTCTACCTAAGTTTTTATTCCGGTTACACcgttaaaattaaactaaacacACTCCATCCtacccaattttttttcatttaatttgcTCTTAAAAGAAGGATTGTAATAATTAATAAGCCTTTTATGACATGATTATTCCACTATATTCCAAAGAAAAATGTGGAATTGGCCACCCTACTCTATAGTAACGGCGTTTAAGCCGTTGATACACGAGCGTCTTCTAAGTAAATACATAGGAAAAAGAGAGGTACATACACACACAACAGTACCCGACCTCcctttaaaaaaacataacttaGTGAAGTGTATGTCTATTTTAGTTCATTTGCCCTACAGAATCATATAGcattctttttgttgttttttttctatttatccGAAGATCATAGTTGATGGCGGTAGACATGTTTGAAGAAGGAAACTCAACCTCACATACTGAAACAACAAATTCTAACACTCCTCCTTTTACCAGgtaacaaattattatttttccacaTTATAATCGGATCAAAACATTGGTTATAATTTGTTGATGTTATTCATCAAATCCCAAAtacgttgttgttgttgttgtatgatttggttttaaaattttcatttttggtaTGGTAAAATGTGTACTAAAGCAAgagaccttttttttttattttttggtcagGAAAAAGAACAACTTTTTTAATTAGtggttatatatttatatcatgaCTGACAAGTTGTACATGTGATGCATTTGTTTGCATAGAAATATTGAACCATAGTGTTGACTAAGTCATTTTAATTTCTGGTGTTTTATTGGATCTCCATTGTTTCTTTCTGCAGACTCCTACAGATTTTGGTCGCCTTTCTGCTAGCTTTGTGGTCCGCTTCTCCGGtgagttataaatattttcGATTCCTTATTAGTAcggatacaatttttttttttattaattagtttgtGTTAAGAATTTTCATATCGAAAAAGGgatttattctcttttttttgtcaAACTAGCTTCGGGATTGAGTTAATTCAAAGatccattttttctttctttcaccAATTGAAGTTGATGGGATTATGTTAggttcatatatatacatttgcTTAATTAGCATAAATGGATAATATTCCTCGTTTGGAGTTCAAAATTTGTGGTTTAAATTGGCTACAAATATAATTAGCTCGACGTTTCTGTAAATTCTTGGCATGTTTTTCACCTAAAGTTTTCGATCTGTGCTTGCTTGACGAAAATACTTTGATATACTCTCTCCcaatttatttaacatattttaaattttgagatttaaataagtttatgacggtaaattttgtataaatacataaaaaaaaaaattatttcaaaaaaattgaaaattttatatccaaatttctactaaaacttaaatattttgacttttgaaaACAATAGGTGTCTAGTAAATTGAAAATGggagtataatttttttgactggaaaaaaatgaatgaactCTTGAATAATTCCCAGATCTGGTTgggttttaattaatataactGCATATGGTATTTTTTGGTTGGTTTTTATTTATGTCTATTTCAAAGGCCTCTTTTGGTATATGGTTGGAAAGAAATCAATCTTTTCTGGAACACAATATCTATATTTTTGGATATCTAgtagatttttcttttgatgGAGAAAAGGGCATCAATTTTATGTAAACTTAAAAGGGAAATTAATTAATCTAATCAATTGTAGATTAacctccaaaaaaaaagaaggtaaaaaccaaaaggggaaaaaagaaaagaaggatgAAACACTGAATGCAAAATCTACTAAAAGCAAAAAGGTGAAATAGACTGACGCCGCTGTCGTCCCGTTGTAAACATTCTTAGGAAAATGCataataagaatattttgtTTCCTATGTTCCTTCGTcgattattttatgataaattacGATAAGTGAATTGTTGAAATCCCTCAAAAtctaaatttacaaaatattatctttattaaaaactttataaataattaataaaatatttcggAAAAATTAGTCGAAGTGATTGTTATGGATGTCAATTGGAAATGGTTTTGGCTGATGTGATGGTTGTGGATAGTATAGTTGGTAACAATAATGGTCAATGGTGATGTTTGATATGGAAAACGGCCGCGGCAACAATATTAATAGATAATTGTAGTGGATGATCGCTAATAGGAATGGTTAATGTAATGGAGGTTAGCGATATATATTGATAGTACGTTGATGATGGAGATGATTGTAGATAATGATTTGATGATTGTTATAATGATGATGACTAGGTAGTGATTATGatgattttaaataatgattagtGGTTTTTTAacaaatgaatataataatcATCAGCAATAACGATAGCAGAGATTAGTGACTAAGAATGACAGTTGtgcatataaaaatagtatatgATAATTGATAATAGTGAATCATGGTGACAAAGAATGACAGATGtgcatataaaaatagtatatgATAATTGATAATAGTGAATCATGGTGACAAAGAATGACAGATGTGCATATAAAAACAATACATGATAATAGATAATAGTAATCGATGGTGGCAATCATTAGTAGTATAAGTAGATAGAAATCTTATGGCGGAGATAAGAGAATTAATAGTGAAAGTGATTAGAGAAAAGTATCATTTTAATTactaaataatattatctttAAACACACCCCTAATGTGTGGCTTGATGTTTGTGCACAAAAGTGGTGAGTGCGGTCAAGTTTCAACATTGTTTGAACTTGATCAACATTGTTGAACATTGAAGATTGGGGTTGAAGACAATCAAAATTGTTGTTGAGAGAAACTTGAAAATGAAGAATCTTGCCAAGGTggatatttgttaaatttgacaagattcaaaaatgGATTAATGAGAAGATATGATAGTTAGGAGGATAATTCTTCACTGGTAAAAAAGTCAAAGATAACACCTTTTATAGGTAATATTTAAGTGAACAATAAATTGGTTTCACAGGGTAAATCTTGATATTTTGACATATTGCGATGTCATTTATGACATCAATAGGAAAAACTCACtcctataaataggtagctcctaattcatttataatacatctCTCACTTGTCTTCTCATCTCCTAAGgcatttgttcttctttctctcttgtaCTATTTCACTTGTACTCTTTTgcagtgaaataaatattggtttGTTGTGTCCTAGGAATAGGCAAAAGAAAGCAAAAGTTTGCCGAACCTCGTTAATTCCTGGTGTTCTTTTTGTTGTAGTcttatttactatttattagctATCTTTAAATATAGTAGTTGTGATTCCATCACTTTCTATATATTCGACTTCCGCAACAATATGTTCTATTATGATATCATGTCTAAAAACGTTAAGTTATTATAAAGAATAAACCTTTgttaattactttattatataacaATTCAATACACAAAAGCTCAttaattcatcaaaacaaaTGCATGTATATCAATAGCTGACTATTCAATCAATATTTTATAGATTCAGGTGGAGGATGAATCTCACAGTGAATTGGAAGAAATTTTGACTGATCAGAACAGGTGAGAAACAAAGAGCTATTAGGAATGATTTTCAGAATCACTATTACCATTTACCAGTACTGCTTTTAATCATGTAGtgatttttttatacaatttaatgTGATTTACTGCCATGTTATAGCAAATTGCgtatcatttattttaggttactAAACCACACGTGTTATACAGTCAATGCATATAACTTAATctcaatataattttaagtaaaacattgaTGGAAGAGAGGAAGATTATAATCACATCACTTGTACAGTAATTTAGTATTAATTGATATAACCGTTTTTCAtaaacaacctctctatcttCAGAAGGCAGGGATAAAGTCTGTGTACTAAGTAACTTAGACCCTCAAAAACTTTCATTGCTTCTTGTAATTTCATGTTGTATCTGAGATTAAACTATATTCAACAAATAAAACAGGATCAATTCCCAGAAGAAACTCGATCCTTGTGAATCGAGATGTTTATGTTTAAAGTTCTCACACGAGATTGTCGCCCCATTGGTATTTACCGGAGAGTGTATTTTTCCCAATGGTACCAAATTGGAATTGGTTGATGCTGCTACAGGACAACAAGTGAGACATGGGCCCCTAGCCTCATCAGCACAAATTGAAATATGTGTactaaatgatgaaaattggacAATTGAAGAACTAAATAGTCATATTATGGTGCAAACAAGAGGGTGTGACCAAAATCCATATCTTAGGTTGGAAGGAGGCGTTGTTTCTGTCAACGAAATTAAATTCAAACATACTCCAAAGCATATGAAGAAGTTGGACGTCGTAAAGCTAGGAGCAAGGGTTGTCGATGAAActgaagtgatagaggccgtgACAGGACCCTTTACTGTCAAGGATCAACGTTTAAGTGAGTGTTATATTTCTACTTAATTACCtttaataaactaaataatgaGTTATGGTTTTCACAGAAAGCAAGAAGCGGTACCCTCCATCACCAACGGATCATGTATGGAGTCTAGAGCACATTTGCAAATACGGTGCTTTCCATAAGCGGTTGACTGAAAGCGGTATCAAAACAGTGGAGGATTTCCTAATTGAACTCCAAAACAATCCTCAGAGGCTACGCCATGTAAGTAGTTTCTAATTCTCTGTTTAAGAACATTCaaaattgagtgactttctggGAGAAGAGTGCATGGTTGAGTGATCATCTAAAATATTATCTCTGTGCAACTTGTGATATTTTGTGGTGGACCTACACGTACTTAATTTCCTGCATCTGGATCTGTTTATGTCAATTTACTGATAGTATTTCTCCAGGTTTCTGCCTTCAGATAGTTAATATAGTTTTTGTGACTGTAGATCCTTGGCAGAAGCATGTCCGAAAATTATTGGAAAAAAGTTACAAAGCATGCTAAGACTTGCAATCTTGATGGAAGGAAGTACTTGTACCATCATCTAGAGACGGAACAAAAATTTACGGTGGCGTTTGATGTTGCTGGTCAGGTGATGTGGTTGGACTCAGGGTGCGGTTTACTTCATTTCAACATGCTTCCTGAAAATCAAAAGGTATATATATCTATCAACTGATTTTCATGTATCTGCTCATCTGTTGGCCCATTTCTAGTTCCCTGCTTCAATTTTGGTTTGACAAACAGGCGTATGCACAAAAGTTAGTGGAAACTGCATTTGCAAACTGGGAAAATGTTGAAAAATCGGACAATGAGATTTCTACTATTGTATCACCCCCTCCGAGGATAGGGGGCATGAGCAGCTGTCACCAAGGAAATTTGGTCACGGTTGACGAATGCCAGTCTTTAgagtttcaaaatacttcagtTAGTACTATGCTTTCACCAAAATTATTTGCTTACTAACACTAGTGCTACCCTGAAAATCTAATCTGATTTTGCAATGAACTATTTCGCCACGTTTGATTCAGGGAACAACTGAAACTTACCGGAGTGCTGAATGTTCTACTTCTT encodes the following:
- the LOC101248289 gene encoding calmodulin-binding protein 60 A-like isoform X3; its protein translation is MAVDMFEEGNSTSHTETTNSNTPPFTRLLQILVAFLLALWSASPIQVEDESHSELEEILTDQNRINSQKKLDPCESRCLCLKFSHEIVAPLVFTGECIFPNGTKLELVDAATGQQVRHGPLASSAQIEICVLNDENWTIEELNSHIMVQTRGCDQNPYLRLEGGVVSVNEIKFKHTPKHMKKLDVVKLGARVVDETEVIEAVTGPFTVKDQRLKSKKRYPPSPTDHVWSLEHICKYGAFHKRLTESGIKTVEDFLIELQNNPQRLRHILGRSMSENYWKKVTKHAKTCNLDGRKYLYHHLETEQKFTVAFDVAGQVMWLDSGCGLLHFNMLPENQKGTTETYRSAECSTSYAFVDRQSVSDEMSVAITSPGHSGFGPWGYQNSPNDIISAISESGDWEELMQYLSSDAIQFDDFLYRELGQTNNSVAETIATQFHQLQHGVAMDLLQNQFMVSENVHNEDSTNTNQQCPMNNVSIVPEASTCKDKYKKIWIKITSIVKWLALNRFVKLKKVRMTKKRKSISK
- the LOC101248289 gene encoding calmodulin-binding protein 60 A-like isoform X2, giving the protein MAVDMFEEGNSTSHTETTNSNTPPFTRLLQILVAFLLALWSASPIQVEDESHSELEEILTDQNRINSQKKLDPCESRCLCLKFSHEIVAPLVFTGECIFPNGTKLELVDAATGQQVRHGPLASSAQIEICVLNDENWTIEELNSHIMVQTRGCDQNPYLRLEGGVVSVNEIKFKHTPKHMKKLDVVKLGARVVDETEVIEAVTGPFTVKDQRLKHICKYGAFHKRLTESGIKTVEDFLIELQNNPQRLRHILGRSMSENYWKKVTKHAKTCNLDGRKYLYHHLETEQKFTVAFDVAGQVMWLDSGCGLLHFNMLPENQKAYAQKLVETAFANWENVEKSDNEISTIVSPPPRIGGMSSCHQGNLVTVDECQSLEFQNTSGTTETYRSAECSTSYAFVDRQSVSDEMSVAITSPGHSGFGPWGYQNSPNDIISAISESGDWEELMQYLSSDAIQFDDFLYRELGQTNNSVAETIATQFHQLQHGVAMDLLQNQFMVSENVHNEDSTNTNQQCPMNNVSIVPEASTCKDKYKKIWIKITSIVKWLALNRFVKLKKVRMTKKRKSISK
- the LOC101248289 gene encoding calmodulin-binding protein 60 A-like isoform X1, whose amino-acid sequence is MAVDMFEEGNSTSHTETTNSNTPPFTRLLQILVAFLLALWSASPIQVEDESHSELEEILTDQNRINSQKKLDPCESRCLCLKFSHEIVAPLVFTGECIFPNGTKLELVDAATGQQVRHGPLASSAQIEICVLNDENWTIEELNSHIMVQTRGCDQNPYLRLEGGVVSVNEIKFKHTPKHMKKLDVVKLGARVVDETEVIEAVTGPFTVKDQRLKSKKRYPPSPTDHVWSLEHICKYGAFHKRLTESGIKTVEDFLIELQNNPQRLRHILGRSMSENYWKKVTKHAKTCNLDGRKYLYHHLETEQKFTVAFDVAGQVMWLDSGCGLLHFNMLPENQKAYAQKLVETAFANWENVEKSDNEISTIVSPPPRIGGMSSCHQGNLVTVDECQSLEFQNTSGTTETYRSAECSTSYAFVDRQSVSDEMSVAITSPGHSGFGPWGYQNSPNDIISAISESGDWEELMQYLSSDAIQFDDFLYRELGQTNNSVAETIATQFHQLQHGVAMDLLQNQFMVSENVHNEDSTNTNQQCPMNNVSIVPEASTCKDKYKKIWIKITSIVKWLALNRFVKLKKVRMTKKRKSISK